A single Pseudomonas brassicacearum DNA region contains:
- a CDS encoding chemotaxis protein CheV, translated as MSSNKARADSLSLLLFTLRSGKLMAINLLKVSEIIPCPLLTKLPESHPHVKGIATLRGASLSVIDLSRAIGERPLEDPDGGCLIVTDVSRSKQGLHVQAVSKIVHCLTTDIKPPPYGSGGVRSFITGVTSVDGTLVQVLDIEKVIHGIAPAQIETAPTELSMEDAEVLGNARILVVDDSQVALQQSVHTLRNLGLQCHTARSAKEAIECLLDLQGTAEQINLIVSDIEMSEMDGYALTRTLRETPDFAHLYVLLHTSLDSAMNSEKARLSGANGVLTKFSSPELTKCLITAAKAVAEQGH; from the coding sequence ATGTCTTCCAACAAAGCCCGCGCAGATTCACTTTCGCTTCTGCTGTTTACCTTGCGCAGCGGCAAGCTGATGGCAATCAACCTGCTCAAGGTCAGTGAAATCATTCCCTGCCCATTGTTGACCAAACTGCCGGAGTCGCATCCGCACGTCAAAGGCATCGCCACCCTGCGCGGGGCATCGTTGTCGGTGATCGACCTGAGCCGCGCCATTGGCGAGCGGCCGCTGGAAGACCCGGATGGCGGCTGCCTGATCGTCACTGACGTCAGCCGCTCCAAACAGGGTTTGCATGTGCAGGCGGTGAGCAAGATCGTGCATTGCCTGACCACTGACATCAAACCGCCGCCCTATGGCTCCGGCGGTGTGCGTTCGTTCATCACCGGCGTGACCTCGGTGGATGGCACGCTGGTGCAGGTGCTGGACATCGAAAAGGTCATCCATGGCATCGCACCGGCTCAGATCGAAACCGCGCCGACCGAGCTGAGCATGGAAGACGCCGAGGTGCTGGGCAACGCACGGATCCTGGTGGTCGATGACAGCCAGGTCGCGCTGCAGCAATCGGTGCACACCTTGCGCAACCTGGGCCTGCAATGCCACACCGCACGCAGCGCCAAGGAAGCCATCGAGTGCCTGCTGGACCTGCAAGGCACGGCCGAACAGATCAACCTGATCGTCTCCGACATCGAGATGTCGGAGATGGACGGCTACGCCCTCACCCGGACGCTGCGCGAAACGCCGGACTTCGCCCACCTCTACGTGTTGCTGCACACCTCGCTGGACAGCGCCATGAACAGCGAAAAAGCCCGGCTGTCGGGTGCCAACGGCGTGCTCACCAAGTTCTCCTCGCCGGAACTGACCAAGTGCCTGATCACGGCGGCCAAGGCCGTTGCCGAGCAAGGTCACTGA